TGCGCCGCTTGAAAAGTGATCCGGATATCTCTAAAGATTTACCGGAGAAGCTGGAGCTGAAGTCTTATTGTCCGCTGACGGAAACACAGGCAGTCCTATATCAGGGTGTCGTGGATGAAATGCTTGGCGTGATTGGAGAGAGTAGCGGGATGGCTCGCAGAGGACTCGTGCTGTCTTCTCTAACGAAATTGAAGCAGATTTGTAATCATCCTCAGCTATTCCGCAAAGAAGAAGGCAGGGGTCCGCGAAGTGAGCATTCCGGTAAAATGGAAGTCATGTTCGAGATTCTGGATAGCATTGCGGAGGTCGGAGAATCTGTGTTGATCTTTACTCAATATGTAGCGATGGGTGAGCTCTTGGTTAGCAAGCTGACTAAGCGTTATGGAACAGCGCCGCTGTTCTTGCACGGCGGAATTCCAAAACGCGAGCGCGACGAGATGGTTCATGATTTTCAAGAGGGAAAAGGCCCATCCTTCTTCGTACTTTCTTTAAAAGCGGGTGGTGTAGGGTTGAACCTTACAAGAGCTAATCATGTCATCCATTATGACCGTTGGTGGAATCCGGCAGTTGAGAATCAGGCGACAGACCGGGCATTCCGAATTGGTCAGGATAAAAATGTTCAAGTGCATAAGTTGATTTGCCAAGGAACGTTGGAAGAACGTATTGATGAATTGATTGAGCGTAAGAAAAATCTTTCCGAGCAGGTTGTTGGCTCTGGCGAAACATGGTTGACTGAGATGTCCAATCATGAGCTGAAGGAACTTATTGAACTGCAGGATCAGGACTGGATGTAAGACAGATATGAGTGTTACGGAGGGATCGAACAATGAGTGAACGGTTAGAGATGCGGCTGGAAGTTGTGCCTGGATTAGTAAAAGCAGCATGGACGGTGCTACCTGGGAAAGTGACGGGAGGGTCTCGGTCGAAGGGTGAATTGAACGCCAGTGCGCCTGCTCAGGAACAACAAGCGGATCGACCTCTCTCTCTGAAGGTTCCGGTATGGCATGCTTCCCGAAGAAAAGAAATATTACGAAGTCTGGCACTAAGTCCCGGGGAAGTATTTTCCCTGCTGCAAGGACGTTTGACGGGTGAACTGGCAGAACTTGAGCTTCTACCTACGGATAGTGAACTGGAGCAAGCCCTTTTTGAGGGTGAGGGTTTGGAGCATAAGGCGGAAACTTTGAAGCTTATTAAAGAACGTCTTGCTGAAGAGCCACTGCTGGCACTTTCGCTGAGAGGATTTACTAAAGGAGAGCTCTTGGACGGAATTTTTGCCCTTTGGGCTGAAGGGGATATTTCTAGCGACGAAGCTGAAACAGAGGAAGAAGAGGTCTCGGTTAGTGAACTTTCTACAGAATTGGCTCGGCTTGAACGCAAGGGTCCGGCCATTTCCTCTGGCGAATGGTTGGCAGAAGCGGCTGCTGAAGGTTCGCTACATCAGCCTGGGCCACAGTTCCATGAGATTGCGGCTAGACCGTTTCCTTCGCCGGTAGTAGTAGCTGAAGTTACAGAAGACTGGGGAACGTTGCTACCGCAGACACCTAAAGCCATTGAGGGATTAACTTTGATTATGCAGCGGGTTGCAGAAGCGTCTGCACGTCGGGCGAATAAGGGTCTGATTAAGCGGTAAGTGAAAATACGAAAGAGGCTGTCTCAAAAGTAGTGAATGCTACTCTTGAAACAGCCTCTTGTTTTGCCTAATTATCTAACAGAGTATCTGGTTAGTTATTCTAATGCTGACCAGCAGGAGGCAATTCTCCTTCTGAAAGCTCTAGAATTTCGCGGCGAAGACGAAGCATTTTTTGATCTAGTTCATCAGCGGCGCGCGCGGCTTCTTTCAGTTCCTCAGCGACATGCGAAGGCAACTGCTTATCGAATTTATAATACAGAATATGTTCCATGCTTGCCCAAAAGTCCATAGCTAGGGTGCGCAGCTGGATCTCAGCCTTGACCCAGCGTGTTCCTTCCAGCAGGACGAGTGGGATACCGACTATAAGATGAAGGCTTTGATATCCGTTTGGTTTAGGATGAGCTATATAATCTTTAATCTCAAGCACGCGGATGTCTTCGCGTGTACTAAGATGATCTACTAAACGGTATATATCTTTAACGAAGGCACATACAATCCGCATTCCGGCAATATCGTGAATGTATTGCTCCATATTTTCCAAGCTGAAGCCGTAGCCTTTGCGCTCCATCTTTTGAAGAATGCTCTTTGGTTCTTTGATCCGGCATTTGACATGTTCGATGGGACTGAAGCCGTCGCGGGATTGCCATTCCGTCTTGATCACATCAATTTTATTCTGAAGATCATTTAACGCGTGGCGATAGAGTGCCGGTAAGGCTTCGAACTCGTTAACCAGTTTGGCGAAATCCTCGTTGCTGTTACCTTGCCACTGTTGCAGATCCTTTACGTGTACCTGTAGCTGACTAAGCGTAAGCTGTGTGCTCTCATGTTCTTCCACTGAAACTCTCCCGATTTCGTTATTTGTGATAATTCTATTTTAACCGATGTAGAACCCCTGACGCAAAATTACATTCAAAATTAGGAAATATAACCCATAAGTGTAAGAGGGAAGTGGCTTAAATCAATTAGTATGGATTTTATAGGAACATTCTCCTCTAAATCGCGTATTAAAGCACATTAATGAATCTACTCGATACATTTGGTATGATAGAAACACGTATCGCTGGAGAGGGAGGAACTGTAATGAGTTTTATCAAAAAAATTAAAGATAGCGCGAGCCGGGTTACCGAAAAAGCCCAAAACTCAGTAGAGATCGGCAAGCTGAACGGACTTATTTCCGACGTTGAACAAGAGATGGAAGTTGAATTTACGAAAATGGGCAGACTTTTTTATGAAGGATATCGTTCAAAGGATATGTCGGTAGCTGAAGGTAAAATGGTGGAGCTGTCCCGTAACTGTTCCAAACTTCAGGAAAAAATCGAAGTCCTGCGGACACGAATTGCTGAGCTGAAAAATGAGCGGTTATGTTCATGTGGTCATATTGTGGCGCTTGATGCAAACTTTTGTCCGAAATGCGGAAGTAAGCTGGAGCCATTGTCCGCTTCGAGAAGGGTGCCTTCTACACCGGTATTTGTTCAATCTGTGAATGAAGATGACGAAGATCAATATTATGGTGCAGATGAGCTTACGGATGAAGAGAAGGAAATTGCAATGAAGCTGCACCCGCAGAGTGTCGTATATGCTGAAGTTCAGCATCCGGATGATGAGCTGCCACTTGAAGAATATAAGGTGAGCGAGCAAGATATTGAGCGGGAACGTAAACAAGCCGAGCAGCTGGAACGGGAAAGAAAAAGACAGCTTGAACTAGACCGTCGCTTCGGCGAATGGCACAAGAATGAGCACCAGGAGGAATCTACGGTCACTGAGGACCATGGTGTACGAGATATGATCCAGTGCCAAATCTGTCGGAACGAATTACC
This genomic stretch from Paenibacillus sp. FSL H7-0737 harbors:
- a CDS encoding GTP pyrophosphokinase, producing the protein MQQWQGNSNEDFAKLVNEFEALPALYRHALNDLQNKIDVIKTEWQSRDGFSPIEHVKCRIKEPKSILQKMERKGYGFSLENMEQYIHDIAGMRIVCAFVKDIYRLVDHLSTREDIRVLEIKDYIAHPKPNGYQSLHLIVGIPLVLLEGTRWVKAEIQLRTLAMDFWASMEHILYYKFDKQLPSHVAEELKEAARAADELDQKMLRLRREILELSEGELPPAGQH
- a CDS encoding zinc ribbon domain-containing protein; amino-acid sequence: MSFIKKIKDSASRVTEKAQNSVEIGKLNGLISDVEQEMEVEFTKMGRLFYEGYRSKDMSVAEGKMVELSRNCSKLQEKIEVLRTRIAELKNERLCSCGHIVALDANFCPKCGSKLEPLSASRRVPSTPVFVQSVNEDDEDQYYGADELTDEEKEIAMKLHPQSVVYAEVQHPDDELPLEEYKVSEQDIERERKQAEQLERERKRQLELDRRFGEWHKNEHQEESTVTEDHGVRDMIQCQICRNELPKGSLWCPRCGSEQI